The Armatimonadota bacterium DNA window CGAGTGTTCCCAGACAAGCCGTTCACCAAAAAGCCGCTTGAGCAACGAATGGGTAAAGGTAAGGCACCGGTCGAAGGATGGGTGTGCGTCGTTAAGCCTGGTCGAGTCATGTTTGAAATGGCTGGCCCCGCTGAAGAAGTCGCAAAGGAAGCTATGCGATTGGCAATGCACAAAATGCCGATTGACTGCAAATTCGTAGTCAAATCCAAGATCAAGGCTGCCGACGGAAGTGTTGATGCAGAAGCCGGAGTGGCAATGACCGCTGGTACCACACCAGAAGTCGTAGCTCCGACAGAAGAGGTCGTTGAGGCGACCAACGAAGAGTAATGAAAGAACTGAAGCCATCCGAATTACGCGAAAAGAGCGTGCCAGAGCTGGAAGAGCTCGTGGCCAAGGAGAAAGCAGCCCTCTATAAGGCGCGACGCGATCTCGTTTTTCGCCAGATGACCGATACCGCAAGCCTCATGGCTCGGCGGCACAACATCGCGCGCATCTTGACGATCATCTCGGAAAAGAAGCGCGGAGGAACTAACTAATGGCGAAGAAAGACGAAAAGAAGGCGCAGGTCGAAGCGACCGTCGAACCACGCGGTCGTCGAAAGACCCGTATCGGCGTTG harbors:
- the rplP gene encoding 50S ribosomal protein L16: MLMPKRVKYRKQHRGRMRGQAVRGNTIAFGEYALVAMEPAWITSRQIEAARIAMTRHIKRGGQVWIRVFPDKPFTKKPLEQRMGKGKAPVEGWVCVVKPGRVMFEMAGPAEEVAKEAMRLAMHKMPIDCKFVVKSKIKAADGSVDAEAGVAMTAGTTPEVVAPTEEVVEATNEE
- the rpmC gene encoding 50S ribosomal protein L29 encodes the protein MKELKPSELREKSVPELEELVAKEKAALYKARRDLVFRQMTDTASLMARRHNIARILTIISEKKRGGTN